The Elephas maximus indicus isolate mEleMax1 chromosome 11, mEleMax1 primary haplotype, whole genome shotgun sequence genome contains the following window.
TCAGAGCCTCTAGCCAGTCCAAGGAGTCCATGGGGCCCCTGGGAGCGGGGGAAGGGGAGTTCGTGGGGGAGGGGAGTGAGGAAGAGAAGACAGATGAGAGGCCTTCAGAGTCCGGGGAGGGGGACAGCACGTCGAAGGAGCCGGGGAAGTCCAGGGGGATAGGGGGGAGCAGGTCTACGGGGGAAGGAATGGAGGGTGAGCTAAGGAGATCAGGGATCAGGCTCCCAGCCTACTCATCCCTCGGACCTGTAGTCCAGAGtctcagccccctcctccctcagaccctggAGTCGGGGCCACTCTTCTCTCAGACCCAAGAGTCCAGGtcccccctcctctcctccctcggACCAGGGAGTCCAGCCGTCAGCCCTCTCCTCCCTAAGATCCTGGAGTCCAgggccctcctccctcagacccgaGAGTCCGGGGGGGGGGCCGGTCCCCTCCTCCCACGGAGCCGGGAGTCCAGGCCTGGGGCCTCTCCTCCCTCAGACCTCAGACCTGGGAGTCCgggccccccctcccccgccccgtaCCCTCCTCCTTCGGAGCTGGGAGTCCAGCCCTCGGTGCCTTCCTCACTCAGCCGGGAGTCCGAGCCCCTGGGCGCCTCCGCCTTCTCCGTGAGGACCCAGTAGCCCGGGCCACGAACCCTCTTCTCCCCCAGATCTAGGAGTCTGGCTCTTACCCTCAGGCTCCACCGGATCCTCCAGGATGTCATCGATGCCCCGGTTCGGAAGCAACTGCGGAAGGGCAGAAGCAGCGTGAAACTGGGACTGCACCCGGAGCCCAACCAGGGACCCCGAGCCCCTCCTCGGCCCACTTCCTCTCACCTGCGCCCTCCGGATCGCTTCCTGCAGCTCCTCCTCTAGAGTCAGGGCCGCAGACGTCGGTGCTGAGGAAGGGGTCAGGGATGGAGCTGGAGCCGGAGCTGCCACGAGGGTGTCAGAGGCTCGCGGAAGAGGCGGCAGATCAGACGCTGGGGCTGGCTTAAGCTAGATCCGAAGAGAGCTGGTTCTTATAAGTCACGCCCACTTTGCACAACCCCACCCACTGCGATCTGTGGCTCCGCCCCACACCCAGTCCTTCCTTCATCGCCCCGCCTTTGGCTGCGCCCCTATTCTTTCATTGGCTTCACTTTCCTTAGTATCCGCCCCCTTGCTCTAAACCACGCCCCAAAGCTTCCACGGCGTCCAACGCTAGGCCTCGCCCCCCACACTTCATTGGTACTTGTTTTCTGACTATCCGCCCCATCCTACTATGTATCCCCTTCATTGGTCCACCCGCCTGTAGCCCCGCCCCAGGTCCCGCCCTCACCGCGCCCTGTCGCCGGGCGGCTCCTAGGGCCTTGGGCCTGAGGCGCGGCCAGGGAGCCCCGGCGGGACAGTCCTCGCGCCGCGGTTTCGGCCGCTCGCGGGGCGGAGCGCCGCCGCGCATGCGCTCCAAGAGCATCGACTTGGTCCCCGACACCGGGAGACCCCGTAGGCGCAGCTGCTGCCGAAGCTCTGAGACCTGGAGTGGGGAGCGGGGAGAGGCTGTGCAGGGCGGGCTCCCGGGCGCAGGCGGGAGCGGGGGCGTGGCATTTGGACACCCACTCCTGAAAAGGATGGAACTGGGGAACCTGGACTTTCCGATGGGGCAGAGGCTGCAGGGCTAGACCTCTGGGCTCTGCCAAGGGAGAGAACCGCCTGGGAGGTTACTCCCCAAACTCACCGTCAGCTCCTCCAGTTTAAGGGTCTGAAGCTCCAGCTTGTGTGGGAGAGGCGATGGGCTGGGGGCTGCAGGTGGGGAGGGAGTGGACTTCATCCTGGCAATAGTCCTGAGGGGGAACAAAGGTTAGAAGGGGAAGAAGGAACGAAGGTGTTCTAGGGTCTTTAAGAACAGAGGTTCAACAAGATTCAGGAAAACAAAGATTTAGGGATCAAACACAGGAGATTTCTGTGCCTGGGAGAGGAGGAACTGGGGGCTCAGACTCTTGAGACCTGGAGATAGAGGCTGGGGGCCTTGACTCCTGGGTTCCTGGGGAGCTGGGGACCTGGACTTTGGGATCCTGGGGAAGGATGAAGCTGGGGTCCCAGACTCTTGAGTCCTGATGAAGAGGGGATAGGGGCCAGGACTCCAGGGCTTGGCCTGGACTCTAGGTTTGTGGGAGGAGGATCACAGGGGCTTGAGTTTCTGGATCCCGGGAGAACAGAAACAGGGGGGCCATACCTAGGATGTGGTTGCTGTGAGTTTGTCCCTTCCCACAGAGGTGGCCCAGGGGGTCCCAGAGCCGTCCCCTCAGCCTGAAGCTCTCCCCTGGACCCTTGTCTTGGTTCTGGGGGCATGTATTGATGGTAGGTCAAGTTCCCCTTGGGCTTGGGGTCCCTCCAACGTTGGGTGATCTTAGAGGACTCCTGTAAAAGCAGGTAGGATTTTGATGTTACATCCTGCAGCTCCACTCCCACCTTCCTGCCCCAGAGCCTCATGCAAAGTATGGGGTCCACTTGGGAAGACCAGAAAGGGGCAAAAAGAGCATCCTtagcagcaaaaaagagcaaggctAGATCCTCAGGACCACTTACCCTCAGTCCAATCTTGAGACTCACCTTCTTCGGAGACTTCCACAAGCAGTATTCTGGCTCAGGGAGCAGGACCCCAGGGCTGAAGAGGAAAGGGGTGGGGCCCGAGGGAGAGACTGGGGCCCCAGCGGCGGGGCCTGAGGCTGAGATCCACGGATCTGAATCCGAGACTGGAGAGAAGGTGAAAGATCCTGAGAGGCCTGCAGGCGGAGAGCCAGGCAGGGAGGAGCAGGGCTCTCCAGAAAGGCCTGCTCTGGAGGCCCCCGGGCCCCCAGTGCAGAAGGGCAGGCTCAGAATGCAAAACCCAGAGTCTCCAACAAGTGGGGAGGAGCTAGGTTCGGGGACTCCTAGATCTGAGGGCAGAGGGACGGGGACCCAGACTTCTACATTCTCAAGAAAGGCCGAAACCATGTCTTAGGTTACCAAGGGGTGTGGGAGCTGAGTATCACAAATTTCTGGGATTTTTGCAGGGCCAGGGTGAGGCCTGGAGTCCCAGTTCTTAGGAGAGGTAGAAACTGAGATTCTTATAAGTGCCAAGTGTGGAGTCCCAAGAAACAGGGTCTGGATTCATGCATCCCATGAAGCTGAAGAGCAGAAGGCAGGGCTTCTATGGGGTCGGGTAGTGGGGACCTGGACTCCTGGGTCCTCAGCAAAGGAcaggatttgatttctgtgcttcGGGGCTGTGGGGGATGGAGGCACAGGAACCAGCTCAAGGTATCTGGCTGCCGCACTGCAGGGACCTCCAGGGGAGTGGGTCACCATGCCCTCCCTTTGGGGGCCCACACTTACTCGGGTCCTGATAGCAGCGTCTGTGAATCCGCAGCTGGAGGActgtggagggaggagggaggtgggagaaagAAGGCGGGAAGGGAGTGTCCAGGAGCCTGGCCTAGCAGGCGGCGCGAGCTGCAGTTGTTGGCGGGCCACGCGTGCCCAGCCCCCTTACACACCCGATGCAAGCGGGTGGGCGGGCAGCCGGCTCCCTTTCCCGGGCCTCCCGCCTTCTCCTGCCAGCGAAGTGCCGAGGGCCAGAGCCCAGAGCCGTTCTGGGGCTAGGAGCCAGCCAGTGTTCCCGCAGGAGTCCGCCCTGCCCCAGCTCCACCTGCCCCCTTCGAAAGCctgtgcccacccccaccccacccccgcacAATCGCCATCTTGGCAGCCTGGCCCATTTGTACCCTGCCTCCTTTTCTGTGTGCACCCTACTTTGCACATGCCTGCTCCCATCTGCACTACCTCTGGGCCTTGCCATACTCACCCCCTTTGCACATCCATCCTATAAACACATCTCTCTGAGCTCAAGGTTTGCACTTTTGCACAGTCTTCATCCTTGGTTCACTCATCTCAGCACCCATCCTGCCACTTCACTCACTATTTGCATACTCAGGATTCACCCCCATTTTGGAGCAAGGGTTCTCCTTTGCACATTTCTGCTCTTCTCCATACACATGCACCCTGTGGTACACGCCTTGCTGTCTGCTCGCTGGAGTCTTTGCACCCACCCAATCACAGAAGCACACTCCTTTGCACACTCAAGGAACTGGCCCTCTGTGCTACTTCTGAGAACCTACTTGCATGTTTTCTGTCTCTCCTGGCCCAAAAGCTTGGCCTTTGACACTCACAAGTCTTGATAGCTCATTGTCCTTTCAGAAGGGAGTCCTCAATCACTGTGCTCCACTGCTTTGCACACGTCAATGTAAGCCCTTCTGCACGCCCACCCCCAGCAGCCCACTCCCCACTGCTTATATAAGCATTATTCATTCACCCACTCTTTTACCCACCTCAACTCGCCCCCTCCCTCCTTAAGGCACAAGTGACCTTTTGCACAGGAAACACACGGTCTCCCTCATGGCctactctccccctccccctaccGTGCACACTCCCAGAACCCACGCCCCACGCACACAGAGAAGCCTCTCACCAGAACGGAACTTGGAGCGAATGATTTGGGAGCGCTGGGAGGAAGCCGCCAGGGTCATTGCCAAGGCTGGGATGGGGACCTGGACTGGGGGGAGGTCAGGGCCCCCACAGGGTGCAGGGCCAGATTGGAGGTCAGAGGCTGTCCTTGTGTGTGACTTACAGGGAGAGGAACTGAGGGAGTTCAGGATGGAAGAGGCTTCCCTCCAGCCATAACAGCTTGATCCTGGGAGAGGAGGGGCTGACGGACTGGACTGCAGGGTCTGAGGGAGGGTGCTGGGGGAtcaggactcctgggtctgagagaGAAGGAGGCTGGTGGGGGGGTGGtcaggactcctgggtctgagggaagaGGAGGCTGGGGTCTGGATTCCtgagtctgagggaggagggagccTGGGGCCAACGACtcttgggtctgagggaggagggggccagTGGCCTGGACTTCTGGGTCTGGGGAAAGAGGGGGCTGGGGGCCAAGACTCTTGGGTTTGGAGGAGCAGGAGGGTACTGGGACCTGGACTCCTGGGTGTGAGGGAGGACAGCGCTGGGGGCTGGAACTTCTGGATCTATGAAAGGGGAggaaggggcaggggcctggactCCTGAATTGTGAAGGAAAAGGGGTTAAGGCCGAAACTCTTGATTCTCTGAGAGACTAGGATCCAAGATCCTTGGTCTAGAGGGGGAAGGGggtcctggtggattcgaggGTAGTTGAAAGGTCTTTGCCACCTGCATCTCAGAAGGGAGTGGATGGGGTCTCAGGCATCAGGGTCTGTGGAAAAGGGAATGGGACCAGGGAGGTGACAAAAGAGTGTCTCCCCCCTGCACCCCCGGGGCTGCTCACCAGGTAGGTTCGGCGCAGCTGTCCTGTGGGGCGGGTTGGGTCCCTCACTCTGGGGCTAGAGGCCGCAGGCTCCGCCCCC
Protein-coding sequences here:
- the MAMSTR gene encoding MEF2-activating motif and SAP domain-containing transcriptional regulator isoform X1, whose translation is MTLAASSQRSQIIRSKFRSVLQLRIHRRCYQDPISDSDPWISASGPAAGAPVSPSGPTPFLFSPGVLLPEPEYCLWKSPKKESSKITQRWRDPKPKGNLTYHQYMPPEPRQGSRGELQAEGTALGPPGPPLWEGTNSQQPHPRTIARMKSTPSPPAAPSPSPLPHKLELQTLKLEELTVSELRQQLRLRGLPVSGTKSMLLERMRGGAPPRERPKPRREDCPAGAPWPRLRPKALGAARRQGALKPAPASDLPPLPRASDTLVAAPAPAPSLTPSSAPTSAALTLEEELQEAIRRAQLLPNRGIDDILEDPVEPEDLLPPIPLDFPGSFDVLSPSPDSEGLSSVFSSSLPSPTNSPSPAPRGPMDSLDWLEALSGGPPLGCGPPAPSIFSADFSDSSGTRLWDLLEDSW
- the MAMSTR gene encoding MEF2-activating motif and SAP domain-containing transcriptional regulator isoform X2, with translation MTLAASSQRSQIIRSKFRSVLQLRIHRRCYQDPISDSDPWISASGPAAGAPVSPSGPTPFLFSPGVLLPEPEYCLWKSPKKESSKITQRWRDPKPKGNLTYHQYMPPEPRQGSRGELQAEGTALGPPGPPLWEGTNSQQPHPRTIARMKSTPSPPAAPSPSPLPHKLELQTLKLEELTVSELRQQLRLRGLPVSGTKSMLLERMRGGAPPRERPKPRREDCPAGAPWPRLRPKALGAARRQGALKPAPASDLPPLPRASDTLVAAPAPAPSLTPSSAPTSAALTLEEELQEAIRRAQLLPNRGIDDILEDPVEPEGDRRFQRGEGASLGSPSQRQRPS